Proteins encoded in a region of the Sulfitobacter donghicola DSW-25 = KCTC 12864 = JCM 14565 genome:
- a CDS encoding J domain-containing protein, with protein sequence MFLLFLLGKLVGWMSRNINIWKFLALAYFGIFLFRPLQDAGLIIGGVFILGVASMYMDLFRGIFGWAGGIGDVVSAFRFNGAYKDIQRLEREVEELKSQMKASQMAGATAGGTAQQSSWRAQSQARKAKYQSRTGDGGRGGDSGASSGSGSTNRRPSSQQSGSGKRAAGEKEKRYGKGRSTRRSSAGAKPTGKDGVVNDGGKPNASGSSKRGGASSRKRSAGSGSGSSQSQQQKTSQRTQSSSQSQSQQGTQSSASPSMSPALRDKYLGILGLTPGKTYTATEIKSAWRATAFRVHPDRGGTAAELIAAKEAYKALA encoded by the coding sequence TTGTTCCTGCTGTTTTTACTCGGAAAGCTGGTTGGGTGGATGAGCCGCAATATCAATATCTGGAAGTTCTTGGCCCTGGCCTACTTCGGGATTTTTTTGTTTCGCCCGCTACAGGACGCGGGGCTGATCATTGGTGGCGTGTTCATCCTTGGCGTTGCCAGCATGTACATGGATTTGTTTCGCGGAATATTTGGCTGGGCTGGTGGGATCGGTGATGTGGTTTCCGCCTTCCGGTTTAATGGGGCGTATAAAGATATCCAACGTCTTGAGAGAGAGGTCGAAGAGCTCAAAAGCCAGATGAAGGCTTCGCAGATGGCTGGGGCCACTGCCGGTGGCACTGCACAGCAATCATCCTGGCGGGCACAGTCACAGGCTCGGAAAGCAAAATATCAGTCGCGAACCGGGGATGGTGGTCGCGGTGGCGACAGTGGTGCGTCGAGTGGGTCCGGTTCAACCAATCGTCGACCTAGCAGTCAGCAAAGCGGTTCTGGAAAACGGGCTGCTGGTGAAAAAGAAAAAAGATATGGAAAGGGGCGCTCAACGCGCCGATCTTCGGCTGGTGCGAAGCCAACCGGCAAAGATGGTGTGGTGAATGATGGTGGAAAGCCCAACGCATCAGGGAGTTCAAAACGTGGCGGGGCTAGCAGCCGCAAGAGGTCTGCAGGTTCAGGATCTGGCAGCAGTCAGAGCCAGCAGCAAAAAACCTCGCAGCGAACGCAAAGCTCGTCACAGTCGCAATCACAACAGGGCACACAAAGCAGCGCGTCTCCGTCGATGTCACCAGCATTGCGTGATAAATACCTCGGGATTTTGGGGCTCACACCTGGGAAGACCTATACCGCCACCGAAATCAAATCCGCATGGCGTGCGACAGCGTTTCGGGTGCATCCGGATCGAGGAGGCACAGCCGCAGAGCTCATTGCTGCAAAGGAAGCTTATAAAGCGTTGGCGTAG
- a CDS encoding type IV secretory system conjugative DNA transfer family protein, translated as MVFGKFLKRQSGARLQSAKELGQSLNAKNTGLLIDGAEGRLSERESFQNVCVIARVGAGKTSRYIIPNVLDKASRKCSIVVNDPKGEVFAETSGFMQAKGFKVIAINPEDLQNSASFNPLLEAKTDIEIEQVAEILIKAGSGSSAKDQFWDNGAIRLISVLLKLLQRAGQQDPANYTLGNLYHLLQNFGSDGTPLDEFVIHWAYDPTNPDDSTLWEEWKGATTGNSNAVQSFALTALTALKAFTNRNLVALTATSSVNLEDIRREKTVIYFITPPHLTEYYGFWTSVFFRSVFNASMRRMPDRRTLPLYVLYDEFGHSTIPSFVSVANTIRGYKVSLSIVLQSLSQLSARYGTDYARSIQGGFMTYLAYAGSDQDTARFFEAIAGKVVDVRRDKIEDITQQRQEYNLLNADEVRRIGDTQAVLVSANRHPALLETTPYFAHRRYSKIPRRFGPARITGAVQASQVKRISLS; from the coding sequence TTGGTTTTTGGAAAATTCCTGAAACGCCAAAGTGGTGCGCGGTTGCAAAGTGCCAAAGAACTTGGGCAATCCCTCAATGCAAAGAATACTGGCCTGCTGATCGACGGTGCCGAGGGGCGGCTTTCTGAGCGCGAAAGTTTCCAGAATGTTTGTGTTATTGCCCGCGTTGGGGCCGGTAAAACCAGCCGCTATATCATCCCGAACGTCTTGGATAAGGCATCGCGTAAATGCTCTATCGTTGTGAACGACCCCAAGGGTGAGGTGTTCGCGGAAACATCCGGGTTTATGCAGGCCAAGGGCTTTAAAGTCATCGCGATCAATCCGGAAGACTTGCAAAACAGCGCGAGTTTTAACCCGCTGCTTGAGGCAAAAACAGATATTGAAATCGAACAGGTGGCCGAGATCCTGATCAAGGCAGGATCTGGTTCCAGCGCGAAGGATCAATTTTGGGACAATGGTGCGATCCGCTTGATATCGGTGCTTTTGAAGCTCTTGCAACGCGCAGGACAGCAAGATCCCGCGAACTATACTCTGGGCAACCTATATCACTTGTTGCAGAATTTTGGCTCTGACGGGACGCCGCTGGATGAGTTTGTCATCCACTGGGCTTACGACCCGACCAACCCAGATGACAGCACCCTCTGGGAGGAGTGGAAAGGCGCAACCACGGGGAACAGCAATGCCGTGCAGAGCTTTGCACTGACCGCTCTGACGGCGTTGAAGGCCTTCACAAACCGCAATCTGGTGGCCTTAACGGCAACCAGTTCTGTGAACCTTGAAGACATCCGGCGCGAGAAAACCGTGATCTATTTTATTACGCCGCCACACCTGACCGAATACTACGGCTTCTGGACATCGGTGTTTTTCCGCAGCGTGTTCAACGCCTCGATGCGACGGATGCCGGATCGGCGCACCCTGCCCCTTTATGTGCTCTACGATGAGTTTGGTCACAGCACGATCCCGAGTTTTGTTTCTGTTGCCAATACCATTCGGGGATACAAGGTAAGCTTGTCGATTGTTCTGCAGTCCTTGTCGCAGCTTTCGGCGCGATATGGGACGGACTATGCTCGCAGCATTCAGGGAGGGTTCATGACTTATCTGGCCTATGCCGGCTCTGACCAGGATACGGCCCGGTTTTTTGAGGCTATTGCCGGCAAAGTCGTGGATGTGCGCCGCGATAAGATCGAGGATATCACGCAGCAACGACAGGAGTACAATCTGCTCAATGCCGATGAGGTGCGCCGGATCGGAGACACACAGGCCGTTCTAGTCAGCGCAAATCGCCACCCTGCCCTGCTGGAAACCACGCCATACTTTGCGCATCGCCGTTACAGCAAGATTCCGCGCCGGTTTGGACCGGCTAGGATTACTGGTGCAGTGCAAGCATCACAAGTGAAACGGATATCTCTATCATGA
- a CDS encoding relaxase/mobilization nuclease domain-containing protein, producing MIVKSMSRKVPSFGQLIGYIDRDEGQEEWRIRHNVWGRDPELIRGEFERNGELLQKRKNGVYLYHEIISITRAKGLCPEEQKQRLRDIAENYISARCPDNLVFGNLHQDKDHSYHYHLMISANRAGETGRLRLTKAQFREVQVGLERHVLETYPELEQKVAIDKRSDRGRKKGEAELERRTGKRPKREEVLERITAAYEGSQDRQSLLDALGCEGLELYVRGKNLGVVDLESGKNHRLKTLDLEMADRVSIRMEGGELADEVKPHEPDAAEAKAEPQEKTAPEGEKEKERGRAAGDKPEVKRKSRERDRPKKTRRKKTEKTRSRKQAEPETDNQAYVKRGSSADLKSDLSKQEEREAEDMPKRHDDPETGTQYRDQEIPDVVYDAAEATAGGKKEGLGGKLAKLAKKVVKQGAEEARNAGDLLRRGFTGDHEPSKDQAHVVDNPAMEAEPTRSEQTERPGRSAQQEKWRSEMSRNREAGRDDPEQGRE from the coding sequence ATGATAGTCAAATCCATGAGCCGGAAGGTGCCAAGTTTTGGTCAGCTCATCGGCTATATCGACCGTGATGAAGGGCAGGAAGAATGGCGCATCCGACACAATGTTTGGGGCCGTGATCCGGAGTTGATCCGGGGTGAATTTGAGCGCAACGGCGAGCTGCTGCAGAAGCGCAAAAACGGGGTGTATCTCTACCATGAAATCATCTCGATCACGCGGGCAAAAGGGCTGTGTCCGGAGGAGCAAAAACAGCGATTGCGCGACATCGCTGAGAACTACATTTCGGCGCGATGTCCGGATAATCTGGTGTTCGGAAACCTGCACCAGGACAAGGATCACTCCTACCACTACCACCTGATGATCAGCGCAAACCGCGCCGGTGAAACCGGACGCTTGCGGCTGACCAAGGCGCAGTTTCGAGAGGTGCAGGTCGGGCTCGAGCGGCATGTTTTGGAGACATATCCCGAGCTCGAGCAGAAGGTGGCAATCGACAAGCGTTCAGACCGTGGCCGCAAAAAGGGCGAGGCCGAGCTTGAACGCAGGACTGGGAAACGCCCCAAGCGTGAGGAAGTTCTTGAACGGATCACAGCGGCCTATGAGGGATCGCAGGACCGGCAGAGCCTCTTGGATGCCCTGGGGTGCGAAGGTCTTGAGCTTTACGTCCGAGGAAAGAACCTCGGGGTTGTGGATCTGGAAAGCGGGAAGAACCACCGTCTGAAAACATTGGATCTGGAAATGGCGGATCGCGTGTCGATCCGGATGGAAGGTGGTGAGTTGGCCGATGAGGTGAAGCCTCATGAGCCTGACGCGGCTGAGGCCAAGGCTGAGCCGCAGGAGAAAACAGCGCCTGAGGGTGAAAAAGAAAAAGAGCGGGGCCGTGCTGCTGGTGACAAGCCTGAGGTCAAGCGCAAGTCGAGAGAGCGGGATCGACCGAAGAAGACGCGACGCAAAAAGACCGAGAAAACGCGCAGCCGAAAGCAGGCTGAGCCCGAAACTGATAATCAGGCTTATGTTAAAAGAGGCAGCAGTGCTGACCTAAAATCTGATTTGTCTAAGCAAGAAGAACGAGAGGCTGAGGATATGCCGAAACGTCATGATGATCCAGAAACCGGCACCCAGTACCGCGATCAGGAAATCCCGGATGTCGTCTACGATGCGGCAGAGGCAACTGCTGGCGGAAAGAAAGAAGGATTGGGCGGAAAGCTGGCGAAGCTCGCAAAGAAGGTTGTGAAGCAAGGGGCTGAAGAAGCCCGCAATGCGGGGGATCTGTTGCGGCGTGGGTTTACCGGAGATCACGAGCCATCAAAGGATCAGGCACATGTCGTAGATAACCCTGCGATGGAAGCTGAACCGACACGTTCGGAGCAAACTGAGAGACCGGGACGATCTGCGCAGCAAGAAAAGTGGCGCTCAGAAATGAGCCGCAACCGGGAGGCAGGCCGGGATGACCCGGAACAGGGACGCGAATGA
- the mobC gene encoding plasmid mobilization relaxosome protein MobC produces MAREQYQRDYRQQYKDQVKRVNLTFSLAEHRGIARAAKDVGSPVAAYVKRLALEAHEGRSSAPEEIAEQLADLERVIRTIANNVNQMARHSNRIAHVLDEQEVFLNIHALQSELKQAISRAASGTGSSDEEGGS; encoded by the coding sequence ATGGCACGAGAGCAATACCAACGAGATTATCGCCAGCAGTACAAAGATCAGGTCAAACGTGTGAACCTGACTTTTTCGCTGGCTGAGCATCGTGGAATTGCCCGTGCTGCCAAGGATGTCGGAAGCCCGGTTGCAGCCTATGTCAAACGCCTCGCTCTTGAGGCGCATGAAGGCCGCAGCTCTGCCCCCGAGGAGATCGCCGAGCAGTTGGCGGATCTGGAACGCGTCATTCGCACGATTGCAAACAACGTGAACCAGATGGCCCGTCACTCCAATCGCATCGCCCATGTGCTGGATGAGCAGGAGGTGTTCCTGAACATCCACGCCCTGCAATCCGAGCTCAAGCAGGCGATCAGCCGCGCGGCTTCCGGGACCGGATCTTCCGACGAGGAAGGCGGCTCATGA
- a CDS encoding N-6 DNA methylase, whose product MADHATAQGRVAAVAAFKQTFRELAPYKHRYEVFRDFVTMAACSLHNSFHKEPGREEEYLRIIAEYKKPDQFAFQRLLGCLVAALDEDPRDILGPLYMELEIANKDAGQFFTPPELSELMASLTFRDELSKLENQPFLTAGEPACGAGGMILALVKVLITAGFDPAQKLWVQAIDVDRMAALMCYIQLSLWNVPAEVIVGNTLSLEIREVWYTPAHHMGLWKYRLRRKEGSTEVTPDPKKGTREPVVTAPASEETKLAPVSTSAQLGFDF is encoded by the coding sequence ATGGCAGACCATGCAACGGCCCAGGGCCGTGTTGCTGCTGTGGCAGCATTCAAACAGACTTTTCGCGAGTTAGCGCCTTACAAACACCGCTATGAAGTATTTCGGGACTTTGTGACGATGGCTGCGTGCAGTTTGCACAACAGCTTTCACAAGGAACCGGGGCGCGAAGAAGAATACCTTCGGATCATCGCGGAGTACAAGAAACCGGATCAATTTGCCTTCCAAAGACTCTTAGGATGCCTTGTGGCTGCGCTGGATGAAGACCCGCGCGACATCCTTGGCCCGCTCTATATGGAGCTGGAAATCGCCAACAAGGACGCAGGGCAGTTTTTTACCCCGCCTGAGCTTTCGGAGCTGATGGCAAGCCTAACTTTTAGGGATGAGCTGTCCAAACTGGAAAATCAGCCGTTTCTTACGGCAGGTGAACCAGCTTGTGGCGCAGGGGGTATGATCTTGGCTTTGGTCAAAGTGCTGATTACTGCCGGGTTTGATCCGGCACAAAAGCTGTGGGTGCAAGCCATCGACGTTGACCGTATGGCGGCGCTGATGTGCTACATTCAGCTTTCGCTTTGGAACGTGCCCGCTGAGGTCATTGTTGGCAATACGCTCAGCCTTGAGATCCGCGAAGTCTGGTACACCCCAGCCCATCACATGGGCTTGTGGAAATACCGGCTGCGCCGGAAGGAAGGGAGCACCGAGGTGACGCCAGATCCGAAGAAGGGAACACGGGAACCGGTGGTCACGGCCCCGGCTTCCGAGGAAACCAAGCTTGCACCGGTTAGCACATCGGCGCAACTTGGCTTCGACTTCTGA
- a CDS encoding PIN domain-containing protein: MSFVANPFVVVLDANVLFPFRVRDVLLTFAQEGLFRARFTDEIFDEWTRNLIKLKPGLEESVRQQDTIIRHEFEECFVTGYQPLIAGLSLPDEDDRHVLAAAIRCSAQVIVTENHKDFPVEVLEEYGVETLGADDMLANTFDLFPQRGARALRKVRERYRNPPMTSSEFLFDLTKCGLSKLSAAARAEIEYL; the protein is encoded by the coding sequence ATGAGTTTTGTTGCAAACCCTTTTGTGGTCGTCTTGGATGCAAATGTATTGTTCCCATTTCGGGTGCGAGACGTCCTTCTGACCTTTGCTCAAGAGGGATTGTTTCGTGCACGATTTACGGATGAAATATTCGATGAGTGGACCCGAAACCTGATCAAGTTGAAACCGGGTTTGGAGGAGAGTGTTCGCCAGCAAGATACCATCATTCGCCATGAGTTCGAAGAGTGTTTTGTGACAGGGTATCAACCGTTGATTGCTGGATTGTCGCTGCCAGACGAGGATGATCGACATGTGTTGGCGGCGGCAATCAGGTGCTCTGCGCAGGTTATTGTCACTGAAAACCATAAAGACTTTCCGGTCGAGGTGTTGGAGGAGTACGGGGTTGAGACCCTTGGCGCTGATGACATGCTTGCCAATACCTTTGATCTGTTCCCACAACGTGGAGCGCGTGCATTGCGTAAAGTACGTGAACGTTATCGCAACCCTCCCATGACTTCGTCCGAGTTTCTGTTTGATCTGACTAAGTGTGGCTTGTCCAAGCTGTCTGCGGCAGCCCGCGCTGAAATCGAATACCTATAA
- a CDS encoding helix-turn-helix domain-containing protein, with product MADLAEKQDRSGLMERPPTPEEIDSAAHAATAIAVAMELDDGLKISGENGDPVKIAPAVGELIIQLLGHVSNGNMVTLVPVGTMLTTQQAADMLNVSRPHLTKLLKSGHIEFEEVGRHRRVPLPALMAYREEKARRQEDAMSELARLGQEFDQG from the coding sequence ATGGCAGACTTGGCGGAAAAACAAGACCGCTCTGGGTTGATGGAGCGCCCACCTACGCCCGAAGAAATCGATAGCGCGGCTCATGCTGCCACGGCAATCGCCGTTGCGATGGAGCTAGATGATGGGTTGAAAATCTCTGGTGAAAATGGCGATCCGGTCAAGATTGCTCCCGCCGTTGGAGAGCTTATCATCCAGTTGCTTGGCCACGTTAGTAACGGCAACATGGTTACGCTTGTTCCTGTTGGAACAATGTTGACCACGCAACAGGCAGCCGACATGCTCAACGTGTCTCGGCCACATCTGACTAAGCTTTTAAAATCCGGGCATATCGAGTTCGAAGAAGTGGGCCGACACCGCCGTGTTCCTTTGCCTGCGTTAATGGCGTATCGAGAAGAAAAGGCACGGCGGCAGGAAGATGCTATGAGCGAATTGGCGCGGTTGGGACAGGAATTTGATCAAGGATGA
- a CDS encoding DUF3768 domain-containing protein — MLTSGVQDLDKQFDILQKVRGFDQFTEDNDPYGEHDFGAFDFEGSRIFWKFDYYDRNTEWGSPDPSDPEQTTRVLTIFLAEEY, encoded by the coding sequence ATGCTCACAAGCGGGGTTCAAGATCTCGATAAGCAGTTCGATATCCTGCAAAAAGTTCGAGGTTTTGACCAGTTCACCGAGGATAACGATCCTTACGGCGAACATGATTTCGGGGCCTTTGATTTCGAAGGAAGCCGGATTTTTTGGAAATTCGACTACTATGACCGAAACACCGAATGGGGGTCACCCGATCCAAGCGATCCGGAACAAACTACCCGGGTTCTGACGATATTTCTTGCCGAAGAATACTAG
- a CDS encoding toprim domain-containing protein, whose protein sequence is MNIAQAKCIPLKDYLERQGITASKARQGGRELWYRSPIRQGDENPSFKVDTVKNLWFDHGAATGGNIIDLVRELCSCDVRDALQHLEKTGLYSPALSKPSISAETSRGASRQLTATPGKQVAEGEKEKTATFELVSQGPLEHPALLQYLTKRGIDHDIARVYVRQIDFKAPQGAGSYFALGYPSGDGFEARNALFKGFVGSGKSVTFHDNPDRPLLQVFEGFMDFLSYLSVDRPTQPAGAVLVLNSTNLWQRALPYINDPRFREVRLYLDNDDAGDAATRKLFENVDDRSRLADMRSYYEGYEDLNAWLLGEKS, encoded by the coding sequence ATGAACATCGCACAAGCAAAATGCATTCCACTTAAAGACTATCTTGAACGTCAGGGGATCACTGCCTCCAAAGCCCGCCAAGGTGGGCGAGAACTGTGGTATCGTAGCCCTATCCGCCAGGGAGACGAAAACCCCTCTTTCAAGGTGGATACAGTCAAAAACCTGTGGTTCGACCATGGAGCCGCAACCGGCGGCAATATCATAGATCTGGTGCGAGAGCTTTGTTCCTGTGATGTGCGGGATGCCTTGCAGCACCTTGAAAAAACCGGACTTTACTCCCCTGCCCTTTCAAAACCATCCATCTCGGCCGAAACGTCGCGCGGCGCTTCGCGCCAACTGACGGCTACGCCAGGAAAACAGGTAGCTGAGGGTGAAAAAGAAAAAACAGCGACGTTTGAATTGGTCTCACAGGGGCCTCTTGAGCATCCAGCGTTGCTTCAATATCTCACGAAACGCGGGATCGACCACGATATCGCCCGCGTATATGTCCGCCAGATCGATTTTAAGGCCCCTCAGGGCGCTGGAAGCTACTTTGCCCTCGGTTACCCTTCCGGTGATGGGTTTGAGGCGCGTAACGCGCTATTTAAGGGCTTTGTCGGTTCTGGAAAGTCAGTGACCTTCCATGACAACCCAGATCGACCGCTTTTGCAGGTCTTTGAAGGCTTCATGGATTTCTTGTCGTACCTGTCGGTTGATAGGCCGACACAACCGGCTGGTGCCGTTTTGGTTCTCAATTCAACAAACCTTTGGCAACGCGCCCTGCCCTACATCAACGATCCAAGGTTCCGAGAAGTTCGGCTGTACTTGGACAATGATGATGCTGGCGATGCAGCAACCAGAAAACTGTTTGAGAACGTGGATGACCGTTCAAGACTGGCCGATATGCGAAGCTACTACGAAGGCTATGAAGATCTCAACGCTTGGCTCCTCGGTGAGAAAAGCTAG
- a CDS encoding replication initiation protein, translating into MSREIKKYSSDKQILKKHVSAIHAVADLTALQRKLVNALLYNAYDNLLTERNHQINTRILCDMIGFDSKNISYLKEALVGIVETVMQFDIMEDDGERSWEAMSLLTYVKVKGGVCTYRYEQSLAEKLFHPDIYSKINLSVLRNLRSSHALVLYENCNRYVGTGQTPVWDLGLFRKLMAVEGRYKEFKFLKRDVIMPAMKEVNEHSNIQVELLTVRKGRSVAALQFTVKPNPQLALLGMDEEDEVSSSAAYQALLENGVSKTLARSWVIDYGEAYVLDKVDLTTSQAASGKINSSTAGFLKAAIEKDYHNEGAVKKKAVQAAQSAKAEREKLEHELGVMKKAMKDAEIAYRWACAEVIEKAYQALPEGQRDAAAKEFQLSLGSAVYVGSFKRGGWKDPLTFPSIQEFWTRRGLNLPSPSEWAQKNGSQEPKALSVQVEELEAKLKA; encoded by the coding sequence ATGAGTCGAGAAATAAAAAAATACAGCAGTGACAAGCAGATACTAAAGAAGCATGTCTCCGCAATTCATGCTGTTGCGGACTTGACTGCTCTGCAACGGAAGCTTGTCAACGCGCTGTTGTACAATGCTTATGACAATTTGCTCACTGAGCGAAACCATCAGATCAACACCCGTATCTTGTGCGACATGATTGGTTTTGACAGCAAAAATATCTCCTACCTCAAAGAGGCGCTTGTTGGGATCGTTGAAACTGTTATGCAGTTCGACATCATGGAGGATGATGGGGAGCGTTCATGGGAAGCCATGTCGCTATTGACCTACGTGAAGGTGAAAGGTGGGGTTTGCACCTATCGCTATGAGCAATCTCTTGCGGAAAAGCTTTTTCATCCAGACATCTACTCGAAAATTAATCTGAGTGTTCTGCGCAATCTTCGTAGCTCACATGCGCTTGTTCTTTACGAAAACTGCAACCGATACGTTGGCACCGGGCAAACTCCTGTGTGGGATCTTGGACTTTTCCGAAAGCTCATGGCCGTCGAAGGACGCTACAAGGAATTTAAGTTCCTGAAGCGGGATGTGATCATGCCTGCAATGAAGGAAGTGAACGAACATTCGAACATCCAGGTTGAGCTGCTGACGGTACGCAAAGGCCGGTCCGTCGCTGCGTTACAGTTCACAGTAAAGCCTAACCCCCAGCTCGCCCTGTTGGGGATGGATGAGGAAGACGAGGTCTCGTCGTCTGCGGCTTATCAAGCGTTGCTCGAAAACGGGGTTTCGAAAACACTCGCTCGATCTTGGGTAATTGACTATGGCGAAGCCTATGTCTTGGACAAAGTTGACCTAACGACATCCCAAGCTGCGAGTGGCAAGATCAATTCATCAACGGCAGGGTTTTTGAAGGCCGCTATTGAAAAAGACTACCACAACGAAGGTGCTGTGAAGAAAAAGGCCGTACAAGCTGCCCAGTCAGCTAAGGCTGAACGCGAGAAGCTTGAGCACGAACTTGGGGTTATGAAAAAGGCGATGAAAGACGCGGAAATCGCGTACCGCTGGGCTTGCGCCGAAGTCATCGAGAAAGCATATCAGGCCCTGCCTGAGGGGCAGAGAGATGCTGCTGCCAAGGAATTTCAACTAAGCCTAGGGAGCGCGGTTTATGTTGGATCCTTCAAAAGAGGCGGTTGGAAAGATCCCCTCACATTTCCATCTATCCAAGAGTTTTGGACAAGACGAGGCCTGAACCTCCCCTCCCCTTCTGAATGGGCACAAAAAAATGGCTCACAAGAGCCGAAAGCACTTTCCGTTCAAGTCGAAGAACTTGAGGCTAAACTCAAAGCCTAG